In a single window of the Agromyces sp. H17E-10 genome:
- a CDS encoding M23 family metallopeptidase, whose amino-acid sequence MLRGDSPIDDLAALIGGADFSESETVAQTESRLQRASSGKATGRAASNRRSRAASAPVVDEHPAASARRSKRPSRSAVSGARPAASAPVERNAPTRPAATGKSSRRIGRRFAPVVAMGFAGMLAVATSVPAMSLMTPAEVQAMALEGAASTSVDGQSMQIADGVIAEGVDSEGYKTQTIEEYAEAAGIRPEATFTNNPAGTIQWPFAIGVHIGDRFGYRDCAGCSSDHHGQDFNPGYGADIQAIADGVVVNSTDDGGSLGTVIMIQHEINGQTVVSVYAHMISGSRLFEEGDTVEVGDVIGETGNTGMSTGPHLHFEIRIGGIDGEWVDPLEWLYANTN is encoded by the coding sequence ATGCTCCGCGGAGATTCGCCCATCGACGACCTCGCCGCTCTCATCGGCGGTGCAGACTTCTCCGAGTCGGAGACGGTCGCGCAGACGGAGTCGCGCTTGCAGCGTGCGAGCTCCGGCAAGGCCACCGGGCGTGCGGCCTCGAACCGTCGTTCACGTGCGGCGTCGGCGCCGGTCGTCGACGAGCACCCCGCGGCATCCGCCCGTCGTTCGAAGCGCCCGTCGCGGAGTGCCGTGAGCGGCGCCCGCCCCGCGGCATCCGCCCCCGTCGAGCGCAACGCGCCGACCCGGCCCGCCGCGACCGGCAAGTCCAGCCGCCGCATCGGGCGCCGCTTCGCACCCGTCGTCGCCATGGGGTTCGCGGGCATGCTCGCCGTCGCCACGTCGGTGCCGGCGATGTCGCTCATGACCCCCGCCGAGGTGCAGGCGATGGCGCTCGAGGGCGCCGCGTCGACGTCGGTCGACGGCCAGAGCATGCAGATCGCCGACGGCGTCATCGCCGAGGGCGTCGACAGCGAGGGTTACAAGACGCAGACGATCGAGGAGTACGCCGAGGCGGCCGGCATCCGACCCGAGGCGACGTTCACGAACAACCCGGCGGGCACGATCCAGTGGCCGTTCGCGATCGGCGTGCACATCGGCGACCGGTTCGGGTACCGCGATTGCGCCGGCTGCTCGAGCGACCACCACGGGCAGGACTTCAACCCCGGCTACGGCGCCGATATCCAGGCCATCGCCGACGGCGTCGTCGTGAACTCGACCGACGACGGCGGATCGCTCGGCACGGTCATCATGATCCAGCACGAGATCAACGGGCAGACCGTCGTCAGCGTCTACGCCCACATGATCTCGGGCTCGCGCCTGTTCGAAGAGGGCGACACCGTCGAGGTCGGCGACGTCATCGGCGAGACGGGCAACACCGGCATGTCGACGGGCCCGCACCTCCACTTCGAGATCCGCATCGGCGGCATCGATGGCGAGTGGGTCGACCCGCTCGAGTGGCTGTACGCGAACACGAACTGA
- a CDS encoding inositol monophosphatase family protein: MTEHEASDAPDVDLAELLALVREIAVQAAEFAAEARRAGVEIAATKSTPTDVVTATDRETEALIRARILEARPDDGILGEEDSMLIGTSGLTWVVDPIDGTVNFLYGLPGWAVSVAVVAGPPEPSSWRALAGVVVNPSTGEVFEATAGGGARLGERSLQVNEAVPLGRALIGTGFGYSAERRREQAEVLLEVLPQVRDIRRAGSAAVDLCALAAGRLDGFYEQGLNPWDHAAGALIAREAGALVGGPRGGSESDELVVAAGPGLYEELSGAIAAAR; the protein is encoded by the coding sequence ATGACCGAGCACGAGGCATCCGACGCCCCCGATGTCGACCTGGCCGAGCTGCTCGCGCTCGTGCGCGAGATCGCCGTACAGGCCGCGGAGTTCGCGGCCGAGGCGAGGCGCGCCGGTGTCGAGATCGCGGCCACGAAGTCGACCCCCACCGATGTCGTCACCGCGACCGACCGCGAGACCGAGGCGCTCATCCGCGCGCGCATCCTCGAGGCGAGGCCCGACGACGGCATTCTCGGCGAAGAAGACAGCATGCTCATCGGCACGAGCGGGCTGACGTGGGTCGTCGACCCGATCGACGGCACCGTCAACTTCCTCTACGGGCTGCCGGGGTGGGCGGTGAGCGTCGCCGTCGTCGCCGGACCGCCCGAGCCGTCGAGCTGGCGCGCGCTCGCCGGGGTCGTCGTCAACCCGTCGACCGGCGAGGTGTTCGAGGCGACCGCCGGCGGGGGAGCGCGGCTCGGCGAGCGCTCGCTGCAGGTCAACGAAGCGGTACCGCTCGGGCGTGCACTCATCGGCACCGGGTTCGGGTACTCGGCCGAACGGCGGCGCGAACAGGCCGAGGTGCTGCTCGAGGTGCTGCCGCAGGTGCGCGACATCCGCCGCGCTGGGTCGGCGGCGGTTGACCTCTGCGCGCTCGCCGCGGGGCGGCTCGACGGGTTCTACGAGCAGGGGCTCAACCCGTGGGACCACGCGGCCGGCGCCCTCATCGCCCGCGAGGCCGGGGCGCTCGTCGGCGGCCCGCGCGGCGGGAGCGAGAGCGACGAACTCGTCGTCGCCGCGGGGCCCGGGCTGTACGAGGAGCTGTCGGGCGCGATCGCCGCGGCGCGGTGA
- a CDS encoding GNAT family N-acetyltransferase produces MSASTAAETHPLNDEHAGELLTLQRAAYVTEAQLYGDPFLPALTQTLDEVRHELRHPALGVTEDGRLIAAVRWTVDGAVAHIGRLVVAPDQQGRGLGTTLLRAAEAASGADSFELFTGHLSAANIRLYEREGYREFRREALQPGVELVFLRKDASAAS; encoded by the coding sequence GTGAGCGCATCGACCGCTGCCGAGACCCATCCGCTGAACGATGAACACGCGGGTGAGTTGCTCACCCTGCAGCGCGCGGCCTACGTCACCGAGGCGCAGCTGTACGGCGACCCCTTCTTGCCGGCCCTCACGCAGACACTCGACGAGGTGCGGCACGAGCTGCGGCATCCCGCGCTCGGTGTGACGGAAGACGGGCGACTCATCGCCGCCGTGCGGTGGACGGTCGACGGGGCGGTCGCGCACATCGGCCGGCTCGTCGTCGCGCCCGACCAGCAGGGCCGCGGGCTCGGCACGACGCTGCTGCGCGCGGCCGAGGCGGCGAGCGGGGCTGACTCGTTCGAGCTGTTCACGGGGCACCTGAGTGCGGCGAACATCCGGTTGTACGAGCGCGAGGGGTACCGCGAGTTCCGGCGCGAGGCGCTGCAGCCCGGGGTGGAGCTGGTGTTCCTGCGCAAGGATGCGTCGGCCGCAAGCTGA
- a CDS encoding VOC family protein: MTTPRMDHVSLIVDDLEAAIAFFTELGLESEGVAAVEGDWVDRVNGIDDVRVDIVMMSTPDGHGKLELTQFRSPDVLTPSPANATPNLLGLRSVMFEVDDIDDTVERLRAHGGKLVGEIADYERYYRLCYLRGPGGAIIALAESIG, translated from the coding sequence ATGACGACACCGCGCATGGACCACGTCAGCCTCATCGTCGACGATCTCGAGGCCGCGATCGCGTTCTTCACCGAGCTCGGTCTCGAGAGCGAGGGCGTCGCCGCCGTCGAAGGCGACTGGGTCGACCGGGTCAACGGCATCGACGACGTGCGCGTCGACATCGTGATGATGTCGACGCCCGACGGGCACGGCAAGCTCGAGCTCACGCAGTTCCGCTCGCCCGACGTGCTCACCCCGTCACCCGCCAACGCGACGCCGAACCTGCTGGGCCTGCGCAGCGTCATGTTCGAGGTCGACGACATCGACGACACCGTCGAACGGCTGCGCGCGCACGGCGGCAAGCTCGTCGGCGAGATCGCCGACTACGAGCGGTACTACCGCCTGTGCTACCTGCGCGGCCCGGGCGGCGCGATCATCGCCCTCGCCGAGTCGATCGGTTGA
- a CDS encoding PH domain-containing protein: MGFFDPHVERHLIADEGEVIVDEVTKHWAANVAATLEMLAAIPVLLLLNVLPSQLYFIPIFGALYLVLDGLRRILGRRMDRFVVTNMRVFRVHGILAQRIATMPLTRILDISVHKPIIGRVLNYGHFIFESAAQDQGLREIRFVGSPDQRGLTIQRVIQRAGLRGGGRGGAASALVTGMPQQDTGDQQARSGERGGRTFDDGEARTQPVPIVNGSHQGWLSTSPTARNDTSAVNTTSPIRADGTRRDQGDTSEAPWWRPSD, from the coding sequence GTGGGCTTCTTCGATCCGCACGTCGAGCGGCACCTCATCGCCGATGAGGGCGAGGTGATCGTCGACGAGGTCACCAAGCACTGGGCGGCGAACGTCGCGGCGACGCTCGAGATGCTCGCGGCGATCCCGGTGCTGCTCCTGCTGAACGTGCTGCCCTCGCAGCTGTACTTCATCCCGATCTTCGGAGCGCTCTACCTCGTGCTCGACGGCCTGCGCCGCATCCTCGGCCGCCGTATGGACCGCTTCGTCGTCACCAACATGCGCGTGTTCCGCGTGCACGGAATCCTGGCGCAGCGCATCGCGACCATGCCGCTCACGCGAATCCTCGACATCTCGGTGCACAAGCCGATCATCGGGCGCGTGCTCAACTACGGCCACTTCATCTTCGAGTCGGCCGCGCAAGACCAGGGGCTGCGCGAGATCCGCTTCGTCGGCTCGCCCGACCAGCGCGGGCTCACCATCCAGCGCGTCATCCAGCGTGCGGGTCTGCGGGGCGGTGGTCGTGGCGGCGCGGCATCCGCCCTCGTGACCGGGATGCCGCAGCAGGACACCGGCGACCAGCAAGCGCGTTCGGGTGAGCGTGGCGGGCGCACGTTCGACGACGGCGAGGCGCGCACGCAGCCCGTGCCGATCGTGAACGGGTCGCACCAGGGCTGGCTGTCGACGTCGCCGACGGCCCGCAACGACACGAGCGCGGTGAACACGACGTCGCCCATCCGGGCCGACGGCACGCGGCGCGATCAGGGCGACACGTCCGAGGCGCCGTGGTGGCGTCCGTCGGACTGA
- a CDS encoding YajQ family cyclic di-GMP-binding protein translates to MADATFDIVSKVDKMEAENAVNQARKEVEQRYDFKNVGASVEWSGEKVLLKAQTEERVKAVLEVVESKFIKRGITLRALDTGEPYASGKEFRIEIALKNGIDSENAKKISKIIRDEAPKSVKSQIQGDELRVSSKSRDDLQATMALLKGKDLDVALQFTNFR, encoded by the coding sequence ATGGCAGATGCAACGTTCGACATCGTGAGCAAGGTCGACAAGATGGAGGCCGAGAACGCCGTCAACCAGGCGCGCAAAGAGGTCGAGCAGCGCTACGACTTCAAGAACGTCGGCGCCTCGGTCGAGTGGAGCGGCGAGAAGGTCCTGCTGAAGGCCCAGACCGAAGAGCGCGTCAAGGCCGTGCTCGAGGTCGTCGAGTCGAAGTTCATCAAGCGCGGCATCACGCTGCGCGCGCTCGACACGGGTGAGCCGTACGCGTCGGGCAAGGAGTTCCGCATCGAGATCGCCCTCAAGAACGGCATCGACAGCGAGAACGCGAAGAAGATCTCGAAGATCATCCGCGACGAGGCGCCCAAGAGCGTCAAGAGCCAGATCCAGGGCGACGAGCTGCGCGTCTCGTCGAAGAGCCGCGACGACCTGCAGGCGACGATGGCGCTGCTCAAGGGCAAGGACCTCGACGTCGCGCTGCAGTTCACGAACTTCCGGTAG
- a CDS encoding LacI family DNA-binding transcriptional regulator — MAGIEEVAKLAGVSTATVSRALSGRGHVSAASKAKVVEAAARLGYVVSSNASSLASGRTRNIGVVIPFLNRWFFSSVLEGAQQALLRHGYDLTLYNLSGDGQERASVFEHFLLRQRVDAVIAVSLELTAPEVQRLHDLGKPLVGVGGPIPGVRTLTIDDVAVARLATEHLIGLGHRRIAHIGGDLEFDLDFHLPTNRRIGYEGALRDAAIEVDPRLFAPADFTIRGGYHAAKQLLGAPHDRPTAIFAASDEMAMGSILAARDLGLVVPRDVSIVGIDDHDLADFFALTTVAQFPRVQGEQAVEILMDELEPSSSSAPPPAATPLPYELRVRSSTARPPE; from the coding sequence ATGGCCGGCATCGAAGAGGTCGCGAAGCTCGCGGGGGTCTCGACCGCGACCGTCTCGCGCGCACTCAGCGGGCGCGGGCACGTCTCGGCCGCGTCGAAGGCGAAGGTCGTCGAGGCCGCCGCGCGGCTCGGCTACGTCGTCTCGTCGAACGCCTCGTCGCTCGCGTCGGGGCGCACGCGCAACATCGGCGTCGTCATCCCCTTCTTGAACCGGTGGTTCTTCTCGTCGGTGCTCGAGGGAGCGCAGCAGGCGCTGCTGCGCCACGGCTACGACCTCACGCTCTACAACCTCTCGGGCGACGGGCAGGAGCGCGCGAGCGTCTTCGAGCACTTCCTGCTGCGCCAGCGCGTCGACGCGGTCATCGCCGTCTCGCTCGAGCTCACGGCCCCCGAGGTGCAGCGGCTGCACGACCTCGGCAAGCCGCTCGTCGGCGTCGGCGGACCCATCCCCGGCGTGCGCACGCTCACCATCGACGACGTCGCCGTCGCCCGGCTCGCCACCGAGCACCTCATCGGGCTCGGCCACCGGCGCATCGCCCACATCGGCGGCGACCTCGAGTTCGACCTCGACTTCCACCTGCCCACCAACCGTCGCATCGGCTACGAGGGGGCGCTTCGGGATGCCGCGATCGAGGTGGACCCGCGGCTGTTCGCGCCGGCCGACTTCACCATTCGAGGCGGTTACCACGCGGCGAAGCAACTGCTCGGTGCGCCGCACGACCGGCCCACCGCGATCTTCGCCGCATCCGACGAGATGGCGATGGGCTCCATCTTGGCCGCGCGCGACCTCGGGCTCGTCGTGCCCCGCGACGTGTCGATCGTCGGCATCGACGACCACGACCTCGCCGACTTCTTCGCGCTCACGACGGTCGCGCAGTTCCCGCGCGTGCAGGGCGAGCAGGCGGTCGAGATCCTCATGGACGAGCTCGAACCCTCATCGTCGTCGGCGCCGCCGCCCGCCGCGACGCCCCTGCCGTACGAGCTGCGCGTGCGTTCGTCGACGGCGCGGCCGCCCGAGTGA
- a CDS encoding alpha/beta hydrolase — MLGPGFEQLTLPLGDDAEGEVVATLVRHRPAWRWRWRRPEASRIDVLYVHGWSDYFFNPELAEFWSGLGARFFALDLRKYGRSLRPGQTPGLVTDLASYDADIAAALAAMGHDPSASTGSAGDGGAGDATGRHLLVMGHSTGGLTLSLWAARHRGVASAIVLNSPWLEFQLSKIGREAVAPLMQFGARVHPLAPLPNVDLGFYTRAVAKEQGGQWEYDHAWRPDHGFATNPAWLTAVLAGHATVAAGIDVGAPVLTLLSARSTILARWDEAMRSTDSVLVVDEIAERATKLGASVTIERIDGALHDVVLSAEPARAASYAAIRRWVAGYAPR; from the coding sequence ATCCTCGGCCCGGGTTTCGAACAACTGACGCTGCCGCTCGGCGATGATGCCGAGGGCGAGGTCGTCGCGACCCTCGTCAGGCACCGGCCGGCGTGGCGGTGGCGGTGGCGCAGGCCCGAGGCATCCCGAATCGATGTGCTGTACGTGCACGGCTGGAGCGACTACTTCTTCAACCCCGAGCTCGCCGAGTTCTGGTCGGGCCTCGGCGCGCGCTTCTTCGCGCTCGACCTGCGCAAGTACGGCCGCAGCCTGCGCCCCGGCCAGACGCCCGGCCTCGTCACCGACCTGGCCTCCTACGACGCCGACATCGCGGCCGCGCTCGCGGCGATGGGGCACGACCCCTCCGCTTCGACAGGCTCAGCGGGCGACGGGGGCGCCGGGGATGCCACGGGCCGACACCTCCTCGTCATGGGCCACTCGACCGGAGGGCTGACGCTGTCACTCTGGGCCGCGCGCCACCGGGGCGTCGCGTCGGCGATCGTGCTCAACAGTCCCTGGCTCGAGTTCCAGCTCTCGAAGATCGGGCGCGAGGCGGTCGCACCCCTCATGCAGTTCGGGGCTCGGGTGCATCCGCTCGCGCCGCTGCCGAACGTCGACCTCGGCTTCTACACGCGCGCCGTCGCGAAGGAGCAGGGCGGCCAGTGGGAGTACGACCACGCCTGGCGCCCCGACCACGGCTTCGCGACGAATCCGGCCTGGCTGACCGCGGTGCTCGCCGGGCACGCCACGGTCGCCGCGGGCATCGACGTCGGCGCCCCCGTGCTGACCCTGCTATCGGCGCGGTCGACCATTCTCGCCCGGTGGGACGAGGCGATGCGCTCCACCGACAGCGTGCTCGTCGTCGACGAGATCGCCGAGCGGGCGACGAAGCTCGGAGCATCCGTCACCATCGAACGCATCGACGGCGCCCTGCACGACGTCGTGCTCTCGGCTGAGCCGGCTCGCGCCGCGTCGTACGCCGCGATCAGGCGGTGGGTGGCGGGGTACGCGCCCCGATAG
- a CDS encoding type II secretion system F family protein — translation MNLVMILSIAAVAVGIGLFVFLLVSAIPSNADVRAVVSPASEQERLRVERRTFAQTLVAVMPTGYTGWIQRKIIYAGRTNQWTVGGFLTLRIVVGAIGLLIVVLTLILAKGVLPIVAGLLFGLLIIIAPDVMLSSRADDRQKAILLALPDTLDQMTIAVEAGLGFEAAMAKAARGGSGPLSEELIRTLQDMSIGRSRYDSYDALLARTDCADLKRFVRAIQQADRYGIAIADVLRVQSGEMRVKRRQRAEESAMKVPIKVVFPLVFTILPVLFIVLLFPAVVGMVKTFGGY, via the coding sequence ATGAACCTCGTCATGATTCTCTCCATCGCCGCTGTCGCGGTTGGGATCGGTCTCTTCGTCTTCCTGCTCGTGTCGGCGATTCCGTCGAATGCCGATGTGCGAGCCGTCGTCTCACCGGCGTCTGAGCAGGAGCGCCTGCGCGTCGAGCGACGGACCTTTGCGCAGACCCTCGTCGCTGTGATGCCGACTGGCTATACCGGCTGGATCCAGCGGAAGATCATCTACGCCGGTCGAACGAATCAGTGGACCGTCGGTGGATTCCTGACCCTCCGAATCGTCGTTGGCGCCATCGGACTGCTCATCGTCGTGCTCACCTTGATCTTGGCCAAGGGTGTGCTGCCGATCGTCGCCGGCCTGTTGTTCGGCCTGCTGATCATCATCGCGCCCGATGTCATGCTCTCGAGCAGAGCAGACGACCGTCAGAAGGCGATCCTCCTCGCGCTACCCGACACCCTCGACCAGATGACCATCGCGGTCGAGGCGGGCCTTGGTTTCGAAGCTGCGATGGCCAAGGCCGCCCGTGGCGGAAGCGGCCCGCTGTCCGAGGAACTCATCCGAACGCTCCAAGACATGTCCATCGGGCGCTCGCGCTATGACTCGTATGACGCGCTCCTCGCGCGAACCGATTGCGCTGACCTCAAGCGATTCGTGCGTGCGATCCAGCAAGCTGATCGCTATGGCATCGCGATCGCTGACGTGCTCCGCGTCCAATCCGGTGAGATGCGTGTCAAACGTCGGCAGCGGGCTGAAGAATCGGCGATGAAGGTTCCGATCAAGGTCGTGTTCCCGCTCGTCTTCACAATCCTTCCGGTGCTCTTCATCGTGCTGCTCTTCCCTGCGGTGGTCGGGATGGTGAAGACTTTCGGCGGCTACTGA
- a CDS encoding type II secretion system F family protein, protein MNVLLAFGIIFGALALFAIVFLVVAPPPRRVAIERRIAPGEEHVSALSKATDRAVATIESVSGRREHRLFGEERLELAGIKSEPSAFLIVVIAVSAVLGLLGVVIGFGSFWSVILGALFAALGPLLVSLFLSSRTESRRSKFGDQLDDTLQLVSGNLRAGHGLMQSIDSVAQHADPPTSEEFARIVNETRIGRDLGDALSGTADRMKSDDFTWAAQAIQINRETGGNLSETLQRTAATIRERNQIRRQVKALSAEGRLSATILILLPIVVVLGVIVLRPEYLAPFVETPIGWAAMFVAILLMIIGIVWMIAAVRVKF, encoded by the coding sequence ATGAATGTCCTGCTCGCATTCGGCATTATCTTCGGTGCGCTCGCGCTCTTCGCGATCGTCTTCCTCGTTGTCGCGCCGCCGCCGCGACGCGTCGCGATCGAGCGCCGGATCGCACCCGGTGAAGAGCACGTATCGGCGCTCAGCAAGGCGACCGATCGCGCGGTGGCGACGATCGAATCAGTCTCTGGGAGACGTGAACACCGCCTGTTCGGTGAGGAGCGGCTAGAACTGGCGGGCATCAAGTCCGAGCCGTCGGCGTTCCTCATCGTCGTGATTGCGGTGTCCGCGGTACTTGGGCTTCTCGGTGTCGTGATCGGCTTCGGTTCATTCTGGTCGGTGATCCTCGGTGCGCTCTTCGCGGCGCTCGGGCCGTTGCTCGTTTCTCTGTTCCTGTCGAGCCGAACCGAGTCGCGTCGATCGAAGTTCGGTGATCAGCTCGACGACACGCTGCAGTTGGTATCGGGCAACCTTCGCGCTGGCCATGGTCTGATGCAGTCGATCGACTCCGTGGCACAGCACGCCGATCCTCCGACGTCCGAGGAGTTCGCTCGCATCGTCAACGAGACCCGCATCGGCCGTGATCTCGGTGACGCGCTGTCGGGGACAGCTGATCGGATGAAGTCCGATGACTTCACTTGGGCTGCGCAAGCGATTCAAATCAACCGGGAGACCGGCGGCAACTTGAGTGAGACGTTGCAGCGCACCGCCGCGACGATTCGGGAGCGTAATCAGATCCGGCGTCAGGTGAAGGCGCTAAGTGCGGAGGGGCGACTGTCGGCGACGATCCTGATCCTGCTGCCGATCGTCGTCGTGCTCGGGGTAATCGTTCTTCGCCCTGAGTACCTTGCGCCATTCGTTGAAACCCCGATTGGATGGGCGGCGATGTTCGTCGCGATCCTCCTGATGATCATCGGCATCGTCTGGATGATCGCTGCCGTCAGGGTGAAGTTCTAG
- a CDS encoding CpaF family protein, with product MSLSDRLRARNSPTESDEAAPSQPNSSETTDAAPVVPPTSEASARADENEPVHTSTWEALASPHLMTAAAVDPFAELKERSADELFRRIGGRLNDPNLSEEQLHSIARDELGRIIESEQVALTAVERNRLIADIGADVLGFGPLEALLDDESVTEIMVNRFDQIYVERNGRLFESHSRFSSEAHLRRVIERIVSRVGRRIDEASPLVDARLEDGSRVNAVIPPLAVDGSSLTIRKFSKTPYTVDDLVRFETINREIATVLDASVRAKLNILVSGGTGTGKTTLLNVLSAFIPNNERIITIEDAVELQLQQEHVVRLESRPANIEGRGEITIRDLVRNSLRMRPDRIVVGEVRGGESLDMLQAMNTGHEGSISTIHANSPRDALARLETLVLMAGMDLPLRAIREQIASAIDVIVQIGRLRDGTRRVVSITEVHGMEGEVITMQDVFSFDYAAGMDSTGRYLGHAEPTGVRPRFVERFTEAGIEVPVSVFQFQPRSSTLLGEIR from the coding sequence ATGAGCCTGAGTGACCGACTGAGGGCACGCAACAGCCCCACCGAGAGCGACGAAGCCGCACCGTCGCAGCCCAACTCCTCGGAGACGACCGATGCCGCACCTGTCGTTCCGCCGACATCCGAGGCAAGCGCTCGGGCTGACGAGAACGAGCCCGTGCACACATCGACCTGGGAAGCACTCGCAAGTCCGCACCTGATGACCGCCGCGGCCGTCGATCCCTTCGCAGAGCTCAAGGAACGCTCGGCCGACGAGTTGTTCCGACGGATCGGTGGCCGTCTCAACGATCCCAATCTGTCGGAGGAGCAGCTCCACTCGATCGCCCGCGATGAACTTGGGCGCATCATCGAATCCGAACAGGTCGCGCTGACGGCGGTCGAGCGCAACCGCTTGATCGCCGACATCGGCGCAGATGTGCTCGGATTCGGCCCCCTCGAGGCACTGCTCGATGACGAGTCGGTCACAGAAATCATGGTGAACCGATTCGACCAGATCTATGTTGAGCGCAATGGTCGTCTATTCGAGTCGCACAGCCGCTTCTCCAGCGAGGCCCATCTTCGCCGCGTGATCGAGCGCATCGTGTCGCGTGTCGGCCGGCGCATCGACGAAGCATCGCCGCTCGTCGACGCCCGACTCGAAGATGGCTCTCGCGTCAACGCTGTCATTCCACCACTAGCGGTGGATGGATCGTCGCTCACCATTCGTAAGTTCTCAAAGACGCCATACACTGTCGACGACCTCGTGCGGTTCGAAACGATAAATCGTGAGATCGCAACTGTCCTCGACGCATCGGTCAGAGCGAAGCTGAACATCTTGGTTTCGGGCGGTACCGGCACCGGTAAGACCACCCTGCTCAACGTGCTCTCGGCGTTCATTCCAAATAATGAGCGCATCATCACGATCGAAGATGCCGTCGAATTGCAGCTCCAGCAGGAGCATGTCGTCCGACTCGAGTCGCGCCCCGCGAACATCGAGGGCCGGGGCGAAATCACGATTCGCGATCTGGTACGCAACTCGCTGCGCATGCGGCCCGACCGCATCGTTGTGGGCGAGGTGCGTGGGGGCGAGTCGCTTGACATGCTCCAGGCCATGAACACCGGCCACGAGGGCTCGATCTCGACCATTCACGCGAACTCGCCGCGTGATGCGCTTGCTCGCCTGGAGACGCTTGTACTGATGGCAGGTATGGACCTGCCACTCCGCGCGATCCGCGAGCAGATCGCGTCGGCCATCGATGTGATCGTGCAGATCGGTCGTCTTCGCGATGGAACCCGCCGTGTGGTGAGCATCACCGAGGTTCACGGCATGGAAGGCGAAGTCATCACGATGCAGGACGTCTTCTCATTCGACTACGCCGCCGGAATGGATAGCACCGGTCGGTATCTCGGCCACGCAGAACCTACCGGAGTGCGCCCCCGCTTCGTGGAGCGGTTCACAGAGGCGGGCATCGAAGTTCCCGTCAGCGTCTTCCAGTTCCAGCCGCGCTCGAGTACCTTGCTCGGGGAGATCCGATGA